Proteins encoded within one genomic window of Zavarzinia compransoris:
- a CDS encoding TetR/AcrR family transcriptional regulator, translated as MLDSLSATEARIHDAALRLFSERGGMQVTIRELADAAGLARGTVYNNLPDPSALFESVAVRLGEEMHERVNLSFEGIADPAHRLANGLRLFIRRAHDEPHWGRFIVRFAMTTAALRQMWEGHPLRDLGDGLSEGRYRFRPEQVPSVLAMVASNGLAGMFLVLEGHKTWREAGSDAAELMLRAIGIDEAEARRIAAAELPPLPEWPARGERR; from the coding sequence ATGCTCGACTCCCTGTCCGCCACAGAAGCCCGCATCCATGATGCCGCCCTTCGCCTGTTTTCCGAACGGGGCGGGATGCAGGTGACCATACGCGAACTGGCGGATGCCGCCGGGCTCGCCCGGGGGACGGTCTACAACAACCTCCCCGACCCCTCCGCCCTGTTCGAGAGCGTCGCCGTCCGCCTCGGCGAGGAAATGCACGAGCGGGTAAACCTCAGCTTCGAGGGCATCGCCGATCCGGCACACCGTCTCGCCAACGGCCTGCGTCTGTTCATCCGCCGCGCCCATGACGAACCCCATTGGGGGCGTTTCATCGTCCGCTTCGCCATGACCACCGCAGCGCTGCGGCAGATGTGGGAAGGGCATCCGCTGCGCGACCTCGGCGACGGCTTGAGCGAGGGCCGCTACCGCTTCCGGCCGGAACAGGTGCCCTCGGTCCTGGCCATGGTCGCCAGCAACGGCCTTGCCGGCATGTTTCTGGTGCTCGAAGGCCATAAGACCTGGCGCGAGGCCGGCAGCGATGCCGCCGAACTGATGCTCCGCGCCATCGGCATCGACGAAGCGGAAGCCCGGCGCATCGCCGCCGCCGAACTGCCGCCGCTGCCGGAATGGCCTGCCCGGGGAGAGAGGCGATGA
- a CDS encoding acyl-CoA synthetase produces the protein MTMVSGPADILAIERVPLADRRIPATPYDMLVAGAALAPDAPALSFFAAAKDFGRPAVWRHRDLIRDIHRTANMFRRLGIGRQDVVAFVLPNLPETHLTIWGGEAAGIVFAINPLLEAAQIAELLRAGRAKWLVTLAPTPGVDLWQKVVAAAASVPTLDGILSVGMGPYVKGGAGLALRTLARLRPPKATVPVLDFRRTMAREAGGGLNFAPPSGGDISSYFCTGGTTGLPKIARRTHFSESFDAWAMTRFVEGGFAPGKSIFCGLPLFHVNGQLVTGLAPWSRGAHVVMGTPQGYRGEGVLKQFWTLVEHYRLNAFSGVPTVYSALLQVPLDGHDLSSLDLALCGAAPMPAELFRDFQRRTGVRILEGYGLTEGACASACNPPGAAARVGSIGIRYPYQDMKAVVLDEAGRYLRDAAVDEVGVLAIAGPNVFAGYLEPAHNDGIWIDHQGRRWLNTGDLARQDADGYFWLTGRRKELIIRGGHNIDPKVIEEALHGHPAVALAAAIGRPDPHAGEVPVAYVQLKPGAAVRDDELLAFATETIPERAAWPKAVRPIASLPTTGVGKIFKPALAIREIEDVIRREAATAGVTLAALDVVQDTKRGLLARIDAGEGGDALKAILGRYAFATEFTR, from the coding sequence ATGACCATGGTCAGCGGACCGGCCGACATCCTGGCGATCGAGCGGGTGCCACTCGCGGATCGCCGTATTCCCGCCACCCCTTACGATATGCTGGTGGCCGGCGCCGCGCTGGCCCCCGATGCTCCCGCCCTGTCGTTCTTCGCGGCGGCGAAGGATTTCGGGAGGCCGGCCGTCTGGCGTCATCGCGACCTGATCCGCGATATTCACCGTACCGCCAACATGTTCCGCCGCCTGGGCATCGGCCGGCAGGATGTGGTTGCCTTCGTCCTGCCCAACCTGCCCGAAACCCATCTGACCATCTGGGGCGGCGAGGCGGCGGGCATCGTCTTCGCCATCAACCCCCTGCTGGAAGCGGCGCAGATCGCCGAACTGCTGCGGGCCGGGCGGGCGAAATGGCTGGTCACCCTGGCACCGACGCCGGGGGTGGATCTCTGGCAGAAGGTTGTCGCCGCCGCGGCTTCGGTCCCCACGCTGGATGGCATTCTCAGCGTCGGTATGGGGCCCTATGTGAAGGGGGGCGCCGGCCTTGCCCTGCGCACCCTCGCCCGCCTGCGCCCGCCGAAGGCAACTGTCCCCGTCCTTGACTTCCGCCGGACCATGGCGCGGGAAGCGGGCGGCGGGTTGAACTTCGCGCCGCCGTCGGGCGGCGACATTTCTTCTTATTTCTGCACCGGGGGCACGACCGGCCTACCCAAGATCGCGCGCCGCACGCATTTCTCCGAAAGTTTCGATGCCTGGGCGATGACCCGTTTCGTCGAGGGCGGCTTCGCCCCCGGCAAGTCGATCTTCTGCGGCCTGCCGCTCTTCCATGTGAACGGCCAATTGGTCACCGGCCTTGCCCCCTGGTCGCGCGGGGCCCATGTGGTGATGGGCACGCCGCAGGGCTATCGCGGCGAGGGCGTGCTGAAACAGTTCTGGACCCTGGTCGAGCATTACCGGCTCAACGCCTTCTCGGGCGTGCCCACGGTCTATTCCGCCCTGTTGCAGGTCCCGCTCGACGGCCACGACCTTTCCAGCCTCGACCTGGCGCTCTGCGGTGCTGCGCCCATGCCGGCCGAACTGTTCCGCGACTTCCAGCGCCGCACCGGCGTCCGCATCCTGGAAGGTTACGGCCTGACCGAGGGGGCCTGCGCCTCCGCCTGCAACCCGCCGGGGGCGGCGGCACGGGTCGGCTCGATCGGCATCCGCTATCCCTACCAGGACATGAAGGCGGTCGTGCTGGACGAGGCGGGCCGATATCTTCGCGATGCCGCCGTCGACGAGGTCGGGGTGCTGGCGATCGCGGGGCCCAATGTCTTCGCCGGCTATCTGGAGCCCGCCCATAACGACGGCATCTGGATCGACCATCAGGGCCGGCGCTGGCTCAATACCGGCGATCTCGCCCGCCAAGACGCGGATGGCTATTTCTGGCTGACCGGCCGCCGGAAGGAATTGATCATCCGGGGCGGTCACAACATCGACCCCAAGGTGATCGAGGAGGCGCTGCACGGCCACCCCGCGGTGGCGCTCGCCGCCGCGATCGGCCGGCCGGACCCCCATGCCGGCGAAGTTCCGGTGGCCTATGTCCAGTTGAAGCCGGGGGCCGCGGTCCGGGACGACGAATTGCTCGCCTTCGCGACCGAAACCATTCCCGAGCGGGCGGCCTGGCCGAAGGCCGTGCGCCCTATCGCCAGCCTGCCGACCACGGGCGTCGGCAAGATCTTCAAGCCCGCGTTGGCCATCCGCGAGATCGAGGATGTGATCCGCCGGGAAGCCGCCACGGCCGGCGTCACCCTCGCGGCGCTCGACGTGGTGCAGGACACGAAGCGCGGCCTGCTCGCCCGGATCGACGCCGGCGAGGGTGGCGATGCCCTGAAGGCCATCCTCGGCCGCTATGCCTTCGCGACGGAGTTCACCCGATGA
- a CDS encoding VOC family protein → MTRLITRAAEPVVRIADVAYLRFGRRDLDTATRYFADFGLTVAARGADAVYFRGVLPQAHIVIVERAPHDSFLALGLRAAGDGDLDRLARAHDEDVRTSAEPGGGRILSLTDPSGFRVEVVHGLAALPPLPHRQPRVWNYPGQKNRVNAPQPAIPEPAEVFRLGHVVMQRQEFARNANWYVENFGLIASDVEILPESHEPVLAFLRCDRGAEPADHHSIVIASGPRDHYDHAAFEVLDLDAVALGGEYLLRRGWVQNWGVGRHILGSQVFNYHFDPAGFAVEHYADGDVFDTLYPTRFHVTGKESIYQWGPEMPRHFIDGRPSLELIGSIVKGLRHRADFSLRRLAALKKAFDIPPRPWAGKTIRKPKAR, encoded by the coding sequence ATGACCCGACTCATCACCCGCGCGGCCGAGCCGGTCGTCAGAATCGCCGATGTCGCCTATCTCCGCTTCGGCCGGCGCGACCTCGACACGGCAACCCGCTATTTCGCGGATTTCGGTCTCACAGTCGCCGCCCGCGGCGCGGATGCCGTCTATTTCCGGGGCGTGCTGCCGCAGGCGCATATCGTCATCGTCGAACGGGCGCCCCACGACAGCTTCCTCGCCCTCGGTCTTCGCGCCGCCGGGGATGGCGACCTCGACCGTCTCGCCCGGGCCCACGATGAGGACGTGCGGACGAGCGCCGAGCCCGGCGGCGGCCGCATCCTTTCGTTGACCGATCCTTCCGGCTTCCGGGTCGAGGTGGTTCATGGCCTCGCCGCCTTGCCGCCGCTGCCCCATCGCCAGCCGAGGGTATGGAACTATCCGGGGCAGAAGAACCGGGTCAATGCCCCCCAGCCCGCGATCCCCGAACCGGCCGAGGTCTTCCGCCTCGGCCATGTGGTGATGCAGCGCCAGGAATTCGCCCGCAATGCCAATTGGTATGTCGAGAATTTCGGCCTGATCGCCAGCGACGTCGAGATCCTGCCGGAAAGTCACGAGCCGGTCCTCGCCTTCCTGCGCTGCGACCGGGGGGCGGAGCCGGCGGATCATCATTCGATCGTGATCGCCTCCGGCCCGCGCGATCACTACGACCATGCCGCCTTCGAGGTGCTGGACCTCGATGCGGTGGCGCTCGGCGGCGAATATCTGTTGCGCCGGGGCTGGGTGCAGAATTGGGGCGTCGGGCGTCACATCCTGGGCTCCCAGGTCTTCAACTACCACTTCGATCCGGCCGGTTTCGCGGTCGAGCATTATGCCGACGGCGACGTCTTCGATACCCTATATCCCACCCGTTTCCATGTCACGGGCAAGGAAAGCATCTACCAGTGGGGGCCCGAAATGCCCCGGCATTTCATCGACGGCCGCCCGTCGCTGGAACTGATCGGGTCCATCGTCAAGGGATTGCGCCACCGCGCCGATTTCAGCCTGCGGCGGCTCGCCGCGCTCAAGAAAGCCTTCGACATTCCGCCCCGGCCCTGGGCCGGCAAGACCATTCGCAAGCCCAAGGCGCGCTGA
- a CDS encoding fumarylacetoacetate hydrolase family protein produces MATNIVRFVHQGRSAWGVALNGGIAPLAGTYETTADLIARGEDDWRAAKTRPASLPFQAVELLSPVTAPARLLCQGANYRRHMIESGLNPDEKAFNMFFEKADCTLNAPHGKVVRPAHVRLLDYEIELALVFGKAISGPVTVTADNLADHVFGLAIANDISARDVQLPQMQFFKGKSYRGFCPVGPHLAVLEREEFRYLDHLTLSLAVNGEIRQQDETANLVYKPAETISELSTFSDIAPGDILLTGTPSGCALRVPPPFVRKLTQLVLPEKKVWAAFGRMQAKRPQYLKPGDVVTATIASADRVVDLGEQRVTITA; encoded by the coding sequence ATGGCCACCAATATCGTCCGCTTCGTCCATCAGGGGCGAAGCGCCTGGGGGGTCGCGTTGAACGGGGGCATTGCCCCGCTCGCCGGCACCTATGAGACCACGGCCGACCTGATCGCCCGGGGCGAAGACGACTGGCGCGCGGCGAAGACAAGGCCGGCCAGCCTGCCCTTCCAGGCGGTCGAGCTGCTCTCGCCGGTCACGGCGCCGGCCCGCCTGCTGTGCCAGGGGGCCAACTATCGCCGGCACATGATCGAATCCGGCCTGAACCCGGACGAAAAAGCCTTCAACATGTTCTTCGAGAAGGCGGACTGCACGCTGAACGCCCCGCACGGCAAGGTCGTGCGGCCGGCCCATGTCCGCCTGCTCGACTATGAAATCGAACTCGCCCTGGTCTTCGGCAAGGCGATCAGCGGTCCCGTCACGGTGACGGCGGACAATCTCGCCGATCATGTCTTCGGCCTCGCCATCGCCAACGACATCTCCGCCCGCGACGTGCAATTGCCCCAGATGCAATTCTTCAAGGGCAAGAGCTATCGCGGCTTCTGCCCCGTCGGCCCGCACCTGGCGGTTCTGGAACGCGAGGAATTCCGCTACCTCGACCACCTGACGCTGTCGCTTGCCGTCAACGGCGAGATCCGCCAGCAGGACGAGACCGCCAATCTCGTCTACAAACCGGCGGAGACGATCAGCGAGCTTTCGACCTTCAGCGACATCGCGCCGGGCGACATCCTGCTGACCGGCACGCCGTCCGGCTGCGCGCTCAGGGTGCCGCCGCCCTTCGTGCGCAAGCTCACCCAACTGGTCCTGCCGGAAAAGAAAGTCTGGGCGGCGTTCGGCCGCATGCAGGCGAAGCGCCCGCAATACCTGAAGCCGGGCGATGTCGTCACCGCCACCATCGCCAGCGCCGACCGGGTGGTCGATCTCGGCGAACAGCGCGTCACCATCACCGCCTGA
- a CDS encoding bifunctional 3-(3-hydroxy-phenyl)propionate/3-hydroxycinnamic acid hydroxylase: protein MEQSEPAPTPATEVAIVGFGPVGAAIANLLGRYGIETVVIDKSPDIFMAPRAIALDNEALRILQWVGLDETAFARIAIPVVRMRSPLLGEFGRVNTLGCIDGHPKLVTFHQPDLEAALRRALECHGHVRSMPGTELLGFTQDADGVVLQLRRGDGAPFTLRSRYLVGADGAASLVRRLIGERFDGATYAEDWLIVDAKHVPAPIDHVEFLCDHRRPTPHMVAPGGRERWEFMLARGESRQDFETDARIAELIRPWTGGRPVEIERRAVYRFHARAAKAFRRGHVFLAGDAAHVTPPFVGQGLVAGLRDAANLAWKLAFVLRGHAGEAILDSYDQERRPHAAAMIAFARFMGRLVMPTSAARALIVHGIMRLTRLIPPLRRHFEDLGVKPRNRFAAGLFRRSHHRCRLACGEILPQGLVRDETGSLRLSDDALGAGLVLIGFGTDAVFGLEREQQAALAAAGGSVAQVCFRGQHLHRAASGTVLEDLTGTLIPGAAPEGWVALVRPDRTILHQGPAAEIGRILAEGLALLSAPGPGMAEARKIAG, encoded by the coding sequence ATGGAGCAAAGCGAGCCGGCCCCGACGCCGGCGACGGAGGTCGCGATCGTCGGCTTCGGGCCGGTCGGCGCCGCCATCGCCAACCTGCTGGGCCGCTACGGCATCGAGACCGTGGTGATCGACAAGTCACCGGACATCTTCATGGCGCCCCGCGCCATCGCCCTCGACAATGAGGCCCTGCGCATCCTGCAATGGGTCGGGCTCGACGAGACGGCCTTCGCCCGGATCGCGATCCCCGTGGTGCGCATGCGCTCGCCGCTGCTCGGCGAATTCGGCCGCGTCAATACGCTCGGCTGCATCGACGGGCATCCGAAGCTGGTGACCTTCCACCAGCCCGATCTGGAAGCCGCCTTGCGCCGGGCGCTCGAGTGCCACGGCCATGTGCGCTCCATGCCCGGGACCGAGTTGCTGGGTTTCACGCAGGACGCGGATGGAGTGGTCCTTCAGCTGCGGCGCGGCGATGGGGCCCCCTTCACCCTGCGCAGCCGCTATCTCGTCGGGGCGGACGGCGCCGCCTCCCTGGTCCGGCGGCTGATCGGCGAGCGTTTCGATGGCGCGACCTATGCCGAGGATTGGCTGATCGTCGACGCGAAACATGTCCCGGCGCCGATCGACCATGTCGAATTCCTCTGCGATCACCGGCGGCCGACACCCCATATGGTCGCCCCCGGCGGGCGCGAGCGATGGGAATTCATGCTGGCCAGGGGTGAAAGCCGGCAGGATTTCGAAACCGACGCGCGGATCGCCGAATTGATCCGCCCTTGGACCGGCGGCCGGCCGGTGGAGATCGAACGCCGCGCCGTCTATCGCTTCCATGCCAGGGCGGCGAAAGCCTTCCGGCGCGGGCATGTATTCCTGGCGGGGGATGCCGCCCATGTCACACCGCCCTTCGTCGGCCAGGGCTTGGTCGCCGGCCTTCGCGATGCCGCCAATCTCGCCTGGAAACTCGCCTTCGTGCTGCGGGGCCATGCGGGCGAGGCCATTCTCGACAGCTATGACCAGGAACGCCGGCCCCATGCCGCCGCGATGATCGCTTTCGCCCGCTTCATGGGACGGCTGGTCATGCCGACGAGCGCCGCCCGCGCCCTGATCGTCCATGGCATCATGCGCCTGACGCGGCTGATCCCGCCGCTGCGCCGGCATTTCGAGGACCTGGGCGTCAAGCCCAGGAACCGGTTTGCCGCGGGCCTGTTCAGGCGCAGCCACCACCGCTGCCGGCTGGCCTGCGGCGAGATATTGCCCCAAGGCCTCGTCCGCGACGAAACCGGTTCGCTCCGCCTCAGCGACGATGCCCTGGGCGCCGGTCTCGTGCTGATCGGCTTCGGCACCGATGCCGTCTTCGGCCTGGAGCGGGAACAGCAGGCGGCCCTTGCCGCCGCCGGCGGCAGCGTGGCGCAGGTCTGTTTCCGGGGCCAGCACCTGCACCGGGCGGCAAGCGGCACCGTTCTCGAAGATCTGACCGGTACCCTGATCCCGGGCGCCGCTCCGGAAGGCTGGGTGGCCCTGGTCCGGCCGGACCGGACGATCCTGCACCAGGGACCGGCCGCCGAAATCGGGCGGATCCTGGCCGAGGGCCTCGCCCTGCTCTCGGCGCCGGGCCCTGGCATGGCCGAGGCAAGGAAGATCGCGGGATAG
- a CDS encoding amidohydrolase family protein produces MNSGRGRIDVHHHLVPPAFVSVMERRGITKVAGAPLPKWSPEASLDVMDANGIEVAITSLSAPGVHFGDKREAIDLARRCNDFAAEMAARHPGRFGNFAVLPMPFTGEACVEAARALDHLGADGVVLLGSTDGIFLGDSRFDDLMAELDRRGALVFVHPNLHATSGAIGLDMPGFLMEFLCDTTRAALNLILTGAMERHPRINFILSHAGGFLPYIAWRASLANMMAPFADRAPQGVLTYIRRFYFDTALSPSPMTMAALRELVDPGHILFGSDFPFAPAPITATQVATLGNTTIWNPATRAGIDRAHALALLPRWRRDGDAAGIAPVNRSLSLRGRIRSGLTRPVVALVEALRNR; encoded by the coding sequence TTGAACAGCGGCCGCGGCAGAATCGATGTCCATCATCACCTCGTTCCGCCGGCCTTCGTGTCGGTCATGGAGCGGCGGGGCATCACGAAGGTTGCCGGCGCCCCGCTGCCGAAATGGAGCCCGGAAGCCTCCCTCGATGTGATGGACGCAAACGGGATCGAGGTCGCCATCACCTCGCTCTCCGCCCCTGGCGTGCACTTCGGCGACAAGCGGGAGGCGATCGACCTCGCCCGCCGCTGCAACGACTTCGCGGCCGAGATGGCTGCCCGCCATCCCGGCCGCTTCGGCAATTTCGCCGTCCTGCCCATGCCCTTCACGGGCGAGGCCTGCGTCGAAGCCGCCCGCGCCCTCGACCATCTGGGTGCGGACGGGGTGGTTCTTCTCGGCAGCACGGATGGCATTTTCCTGGGGGATTCCCGCTTCGACGACCTGATGGCGGAACTCGACCGCCGGGGTGCGCTGGTGTTCGTCCATCCGAACCTGCACGCGACGAGCGGGGCGATCGGCCTCGACATGCCGGGGTTCCTGATGGAATTCCTGTGCGATACCACCAGGGCAGCGTTGAACCTGATCCTGACCGGCGCCATGGAGCGCCATCCGCGCATCAATTTCATTCTGTCGCATGCGGGCGGCTTCCTGCCCTATATCGCCTGGCGGGCATCCCTGGCCAACATGATGGCGCCCTTCGCCGATCGGGCGCCCCAGGGTGTCCTGACCTATATCCGGCGGTTCTACTTCGACACCGCGCTGTCGCCCTCGCCGATGACCATGGCCGCGCTGCGGGAACTGGTCGATCCCGGCCATATCCTTTTCGGCAGTGACTTTCCTTTCGCGCCGGCACCGATCACCGCAACCCAGGTGGCGACGCTCGGCAACACCACGATCTGGAATCCGGCCACCCGCGCCGGCATAGACCGCGCTCATGCCCTGGCCTTGCTGCCCCGCTGGCGCCGTGACGGCGATGCCGCAGGCATCGCCCCGGTCAACCGCAGCCTTTCTCTGCGCGGCCGCATCCGTTCGGGTCTGACCCGGCCCGTCGTCGCCCTGGTTGAAGCCCTGCGCAACCGCTGA
- a CDS encoding TetR/AcrR family transcriptional regulator: protein MSAAQKRIRKAALELFAEKGTADVTISELAAASGVVRGTIYKNVSSPEQLFETIAVQLANEMDRQIVASYRGVEDPALRLAIGIRLYVRRAHEEPHWGRFLVQFAMTNKSLREIWSGPPVQDLTLGVTGGRYAIAEDEIPAALGVIAGSTLAAIVLVLDGLRTWRDAGTEVAAMVLCSLGIARDEARGLASRPLPDLAVLD from the coding sequence GTGAGCGCCGCGCAAAAGCGCATCCGGAAAGCCGCGCTGGAGCTTTTCGCCGAGAAGGGCACCGCTGACGTGACCATCAGCGAATTGGCCGCCGCTTCCGGCGTCGTCCGGGGCACGATCTACAAGAACGTGTCCTCGCCCGAGCAATTGTTCGAGACGATCGCGGTGCAACTGGCCAACGAGATGGACCGCCAGATCGTCGCCAGTTACAGGGGCGTCGAGGATCCGGCGCTGCGCCTCGCGATCGGCATCCGCCTCTATGTCCGCCGCGCGCATGAGGAGCCGCATTGGGGCCGCTTCCTGGTCCAATTCGCGATGACCAACAAGTCGCTGCGGGAAATCTGGAGCGGGCCGCCGGTGCAGGACCTGACCCTGGGGGTGACGGGCGGACGCTACGCTATCGCCGAGGACGAGATTCCCGCCGCCCTCGGCGTCATCGCCGGCTCCACCTTGGCGGCGATCGTCCTGGTGCTCGACGGCCTGCGGACATGGCGAGATGCCGGCACGGAGGTCGCGGCCATGGTGCTGTGCTCCCTGGGCATCGCCCGCGACGAGGCAAGGGGCCTCGCCTCGCGGCCCCTGCCGGATCTCGCCGTGCTCGACTGA
- a CDS encoding lysophospholipid acyltransferase family protein: MTQAENTAGIEAALAYRHPPAAQMRRAMAVPRAWFHPEFLGLKALDLSRPALFVGNHTLFGLTDAPLMIEHLYTRHGAMLRGLGDRGHFKVPFWGEFLGRYGMVLGSPEICSALMRAGRHILVFPGGAREVMRRRGEAYKLIWKQRTGFARLAIAHGYDIIPFGVVGPDESYRILFDADDMTRPGWRRDLMERSGLMKLTRGGDFLPPAVLGLGPTLIPRPQRYYFGFGDRIPTGEIRGRQDDKDAVWSLRETVAAAVEGQIDRLRHHREQDRPRTWSRLRRWLAPLQQ, from the coding sequence ATGACCCAGGCGGAAAACACGGCCGGCATCGAGGCGGCCCTGGCCTACCGGCACCCGCCGGCCGCGCAGATGCGCCGCGCCATGGCTGTTCCCCGTGCCTGGTTCCATCCTGAATTTCTTGGCCTAAAGGCGTTGGACCTCTCCCGCCCCGCGCTTTTCGTCGGCAATCACACGCTGTTCGGCCTGACCGACGCGCCTCTGATGATCGAGCATCTCTACACGCGACATGGCGCGATGCTGCGCGGCCTCGGCGATCGGGGGCATTTCAAGGTGCCCTTCTGGGGCGAATTTCTCGGCAGGTACGGCATGGTGCTCGGCTCGCCCGAGATCTGCTCCGCCCTGATGCGCGCGGGCCGGCACATCCTGGTTTTTCCGGGGGGAGCGCGGGAAGTCATGCGCCGGCGGGGCGAGGCTTACAAGCTGATCTGGAAACAGCGCACGGGCTTCGCCCGCCTCGCCATCGCGCACGGCTACGACATCATCCCCTTCGGGGTCGTCGGCCCCGACGAGAGCTATCGCATCCTGTTCGATGCCGACGACATGACGAGGCCCGGCTGGCGCCGCGACCTTATGGAGCGCAGCGGCCTGATGAAGCTCACGCGCGGCGGCGACTTCCTGCCGCCCGCCGTCCTGGGCCTCGGCCCCACGCTGATCCCCCGGCCGCAGCGCTACTATTTCGGCTTCGGCGACCGTATCCCGACCGGGGAGATCCGCGGTCGCCAAGACGACAAGGATGCCGTCTGGTCGCTGCGCGAAACGGTTGCGGCCGCGGTCGAGGGGCAGATCGACCGCCTCCGGCACCACCGGGAACAGGACAGGCCCCGCACCTGGAGCCGGCTGCGGCGCTGGCTGGCGCCACTTCAGCAATAA
- a CDS encoding alpha/beta fold hydrolase yields the protein MTDNGPDVASRHVTFGKRRIFVSEAGEGYPVILLHGGGPGASGLSNYGRNIGPLSRHFRVIVPDMLGYGQSTKGVDRRDPFGDLADAMLGLMDAMGIEKAHFLGNSLGGACALRLGLDRPGRVSALVLMGPGGIGTTRALPTAGLNKLLDYYSGTGPSIEKLRSFIREYLVFDGSAVPEEVIRQRYEASIDPEVVAAPPLRRPPGLGAALRMDFTRDRRLAKSTIPTLVLWGIADKVNRPSGGTTLQARKPNTDLYLFANTGHWVQWERPDEFNAVTAAFLDRQTPGEARR from the coding sequence GTGACCGACAACGGGCCAGACGTCGCTTCGCGACATGTTACCTTCGGCAAGCGCAGGATCTTCGTCAGCGAAGCCGGCGAAGGCTATCCGGTGATCCTGCTGCATGGCGGCGGCCCCGGCGCCTCCGGCCTCTCCAACTACGGCCGCAACATCGGGCCCCTGTCGCGGCATTTCCGCGTGATCGTGCCGGACATGCTGGGGTACGGCCAATCGACCAAGGGCGTGGACCGCCGGGACCCCTTCGGCGACCTGGCCGATGCCATGCTCGGCCTGATGGATGCCATGGGCATCGAAAAGGCGCATTTCCTCGGCAATTCGCTCGGCGGCGCCTGCGCGCTCCGCCTCGGCCTCGACCGGCCGGGCCGGGTGTCCGCCCTCGTGCTCATGGGCCCGGGCGGCATCGGCACCACCCGTGCCCTGCCCACGGCCGGCCTCAACAAGCTGCTGGACTATTACAGCGGCACCGGTCCCAGCATCGAGAAACTGCGCAGCTTCATCCGCGAATATCTGGTGTTCGACGGCTCGGCGGTGCCGGAAGAGGTGATCCGCCAGCGTTACGAGGCCAGCATCGATCCGGAGGTCGTCGCCGCGCCCCCGCTCCGCCGCCCGCCGGGCCTCGGCGCTGCGCTCCGCATGGATTTCACCCGCGACCGCCGGCTGGCGAAAAGCACCATTCCCACCCTGGTACTCTGGGGCATTGCCGACAAGGTGAACCGGCCGAGCGGCGGCACGACCCTGCAGGCGCGAAAGCCCAACACCGATCTCTACCTCTTCGCCAATACCGGCCATTGGGTGCAATGGGAGAGGCCCGACGAATTCAACGCCGTAACCGCGGCTTTCCTCGACCGGCAGACACCGGGGGAGGCCCGGCGATGA
- a CDS encoding VOC family protein encodes MSNATDIFGAVGMGYVIVESERLADWRRFLKQGLGLHEAAADDDALAFRVDTHARRFMVRRGKAEDVTASGWQVRDEATLAIIRQRLADRGIAIETGSAEEAEFRGVTSFIRVKGPKDMAIELFTDALPADEPLRMLTGGFVTGASGLGHFAITSKKPEKMLRFWQEIFDARLSDRIAQPMAGIVLDITFLRLNERHHSIAVATTRGLRLDPIRTRIQHMNLLVETLEDLSAAFERLTDLGYEMAHEIGQHPNDREVSFYVLSPSGFEMELGWNALRVDEATWKQGYYNAISVWGHKPERNSPVDRLLLNLGNFRRGLGSLLSPEYSPL; translated from the coding sequence ATGAGCAATGCAACCGATATCTTCGGTGCGGTCGGCATGGGTTACGTCATCGTCGAATCGGAACGGCTGGCCGACTGGCGCCGTTTCCTGAAACAGGGCCTCGGCCTGCACGAGGCGGCGGCGGACGACGATGCCCTCGCCTTTCGCGTCGATACCCATGCCCGGCGCTTCATGGTCCGGCGCGGCAAGGCGGAAGACGTCACCGCCTCCGGCTGGCAGGTGCGGGACGAGGCGACACTGGCAATCATTCGCCAGCGCCTGGCGGACCGCGGCATCGCGATCGAGACCGGCAGCGCCGAGGAGGCCGAATTCCGGGGTGTGACATCCTTCATCCGCGTGAAGGGGCCGAAGGACATGGCGATCGAACTCTTCACCGATGCCCTTCCGGCGGACGAGCCCCTGCGCATGCTGACCGGGGGCTTCGTCACGGGTGCAAGCGGCCTCGGCCATTTCGCCATTACCTCGAAAAAGCCCGAGAAGATGCTGCGCTTCTGGCAGGAAATCTTCGACGCGAGGCTGAGCGACCGGATCGCCCAGCCCATGGCCGGCATCGTCCTGGATATCACCTTCCTCCGCCTGAACGAACGCCACCATTCGATCGCGGTGGCGACCACGCGGGGCCTGCGCCTGGACCCGATCCGCACCCGTATCCAGCACATGAACCTGCTGGTCGAGACGCTGGAAGATCTCTCCGCCGCTTTCGAGCGCCTGACCGACCTCGGCTATGAGATGGCCCATGAGATCGGCCAGCATCCGAACGACAGGGAAGTCTCCTTCTACGTCCTCTCCCCCTCGGGCTTCGAGATGGAACTGGGCTGGAACGCACTCCGTGTCGACGAGGCGACCTGGAAGCAGGGCTACTACAACGCCATCAGCGTCTGGGGCCACAAGCCGGAAAGGAACTCCCCCGTCGACAGGCTCCTTCTCAACCTGGGCAATTTCCGGCGCGGCCTCGGCTCGCTGCTCAGCCCCGAATACAGCCCCCTGTGA